The following proteins are co-located in the Rhea pennata isolate bPtePen1 chromosome 2, bPtePen1.pri, whole genome shotgun sequence genome:
- the GRINA gene encoding protein lifeguard 1 isoform X2: MSHEKSFLVTGEGFEGQQPPAPPAYAQPPYPAGPYAPPQFAPAPYGQPGFAAAPAPFPAAGPYPPPGPYPPGPYPPPGPYPQGPYAQPPYAQPQPMVPGDQDSPLHSTYHEDGPPSYYDNQDFPTAHWDDKSVRQAFIRKVFLVLTLQLSVTFAFVAVFTFVKGVRGFVQRNVWTYYVSYAVFFISLIVLSCCGDFRRKHPWNLVALSILTVSLSYMVGMIASFYNTDAVIMAVGITVVVCFTVVIFSLQTKYDFTSCRGVLIICLVVLILFSILCIFIRNRIMDIIYASLGALLFTCFLAVDTQMILGNKQLALSPEEYIFAALNLYTDIINIFLYILAIIGRAKE, encoded by the exons ATGTCGCACGAGAAGAGCTTCCTGGTGACGGGCGAGGGCTTCGAGGGGCagcagcccccggcgcccccggcctACGCGCAGCCGCCCTACCCGGCGGGGCCCTACGCGCCGCCGCAGTTCGCCCCCGCGCCCTACGGCCAGCCCGGCttcgccgcggcgccggcgcccttccccgccgccgggccctaCCCGCCGCCCGGGCCCTACCCGCCGGGGCCCTACCCGCCGCCCGGGCCCTACCCACAGGGCCCCTACGCCCAGCCGCCCTACGCCCAGCCGCAGCCCATGGTCCCCGGAGACCAGGACT CTCCCCTGCACAGCACCTACCACGAGGATGGGCCGCCTTCCTACTACGACAACCAGGACTTCCCCACCGCTCACTGGGATGACAAGAGCGTCCGGCAGGCCTTCATCCGCAAG GTGTTCCTGGTGCTGACTCTGCAGCTGTCAGTCACCTTCGCCTTCGTGGCCGTGTTCACCTTTGTGAAAGGCGTGAGGGGCTTTGTGCAACGCAACGTCTGGACGTACTATGTCTCCTATGCAGTCTTCTTCATCTCCCTCATCGTGCTCAGCTGTTGCGGGGACTTCCGCCGCAAGCACCCCTGGAACCTCGTCGCCCTG TCCATCCTCACTGTGAGCCTGTCCTACATGGTGGGGATGATCGCCAGCTTCTACAACACGGATGCTGTCATCATGGCCGTGGGCATCACAGTCGTCGTTTGCTTCACTGTCGTCATCTTCTCCCTGCAG ACGAAGTATGACTTCACCTCGTGCCGGGGAGTGCTCATCATCTGCCTCGTTGTGCTCATCCTCTTCTCCATCCTCTGTATCTTTATCCGGAACCGCATCATGGACATTATCTACGCCTCCCTGGGGGCCCTGCTCTTCACCTGT TTTCTGGCGGTGGACACACAGATGATCCTGGGGAACAAGCAGCTGGCGCTCAGCCCCGAGGAGTACATCTTTGCTGCCCTCAACCTCTACACAGACATTATCAACATCTTCCTCTACATCCTGGCCATTATTGGCAGGGCCAAGGAGTAG
- the GRINA gene encoding protein lifeguard 1 isoform X1 encodes MSHEKSFLVTGEGFEGQQPPAPPAYAQPPYPAGPYAPPQFAPAPYGQPGFAAAPAPFPAAGPYPPPGPYPPGPYPPPGPYPQGPYAQPPYAQPQPMVPGDQDYGGRPPPAQWRWGVVSIRVAPLHSTYHEDGPPSYYDNQDFPTAHWDDKSVRQAFIRKVFLVLTLQLSVTFAFVAVFTFVKGVRGFVQRNVWTYYVSYAVFFISLIVLSCCGDFRRKHPWNLVALSILTVSLSYMVGMIASFYNTDAVIMAVGITVVVCFTVVIFSLQTKYDFTSCRGVLIICLVVLILFSILCIFIRNRIMDIIYASLGALLFTCFLAVDTQMILGNKQLALSPEEYIFAALNLYTDIINIFLYILAIIGRAKE; translated from the exons ATGTCGCACGAGAAGAGCTTCCTGGTGACGGGCGAGGGCTTCGAGGGGCagcagcccccggcgcccccggcctACGCGCAGCCGCCCTACCCGGCGGGGCCCTACGCGCCGCCGCAGTTCGCCCCCGCGCCCTACGGCCAGCCCGGCttcgccgcggcgccggcgcccttccccgccgccgggccctaCCCGCCGCCCGGGCCCTACCCGCCGGGGCCCTACCCGCCGCCCGGGCCCTACCCACAGGGCCCCTACGCCCAGCCGCCCTACGCCCAGCCGCAGCCCATGGTCCCCGGAGACCAGGACT ACGGAGGGAGGCCACCCCCCGCGCAGTGGAGATGGGGCGTCGTGTCCATCCGAGTCG CTCCCCTGCACAGCACCTACCACGAGGATGGGCCGCCTTCCTACTACGACAACCAGGACTTCCCCACCGCTCACTGGGATGACAAGAGCGTCCGGCAGGCCTTCATCCGCAAG GTGTTCCTGGTGCTGACTCTGCAGCTGTCAGTCACCTTCGCCTTCGTGGCCGTGTTCACCTTTGTGAAAGGCGTGAGGGGCTTTGTGCAACGCAACGTCTGGACGTACTATGTCTCCTATGCAGTCTTCTTCATCTCCCTCATCGTGCTCAGCTGTTGCGGGGACTTCCGCCGCAAGCACCCCTGGAACCTCGTCGCCCTG TCCATCCTCACTGTGAGCCTGTCCTACATGGTGGGGATGATCGCCAGCTTCTACAACACGGATGCTGTCATCATGGCCGTGGGCATCACAGTCGTCGTTTGCTTCACTGTCGTCATCTTCTCCCTGCAG ACGAAGTATGACTTCACCTCGTGCCGGGGAGTGCTCATCATCTGCCTCGTTGTGCTCATCCTCTTCTCCATCCTCTGTATCTTTATCCGGAACCGCATCATGGACATTATCTACGCCTCCCTGGGGGCCCTGCTCTTCACCTGT TTTCTGGCGGTGGACACACAGATGATCCTGGGGAACAAGCAGCTGGCGCTCAGCCCCGAGGAGTACATCTTTGCTGCCCTCAACCTCTACACAGACATTATCAACATCTTCCTCTACATCCTGGCCATTATTGGCAGGGCCAAGGAGTAG